Proteins from one Mycobacterium sp. EPa45 genomic window:
- a CDS encoding enoyl-CoA hydratase/isomerase family protein gives MTTTVRIDVDDCGVALITLDGPERLNAFSPDTARRLGDAYRRCDTDDAVRAVVVTGAGRAFCAGADMTAAAAAFGSPQPGFSASPVQPPAWRVRKLVIAAINGPAIGIGLTLALQCDIRLVAEDATLAIPQVRRGMVGDCGVHSTLKRAVGLAVAADILLTGRGFTGAQAAEFGIASRALPAGDVLATALELARDVAVNANPASVAYSKRLLWSETDADTVAAEETTVHLKLMGGPDAAEGPAAWREKRPPVWRSTASETGDPA, from the coding sequence ATGACCACCACAGTTCGCATCGACGTCGACGACTGCGGCGTCGCCCTGATCACCCTGGACGGCCCGGAGCGGCTCAACGCGTTCTCGCCGGACACCGCCCGCCGGCTCGGCGACGCCTACCGCCGGTGCGACACCGACGACGCCGTCCGCGCAGTGGTCGTCACCGGTGCCGGCCGGGCATTCTGCGCCGGGGCCGACATGACCGCCGCCGCCGCAGCCTTCGGCAGCCCGCAGCCGGGCTTCAGCGCCTCTCCCGTCCAGCCGCCGGCCTGGCGGGTGCGCAAGCTGGTGATCGCCGCGATCAACGGGCCCGCGATCGGCATCGGCCTGACTCTGGCGCTGCAGTGCGACATCCGGCTGGTCGCCGAGGATGCCACACTCGCGATCCCGCAGGTGCGCCGCGGCATGGTCGGCGACTGTGGCGTGCACTCCACCCTCAAGCGCGCCGTCGGGCTGGCCGTGGCCGCCGACATCCTGCTCACCGGACGCGGCTTCACCGGCGCGCAGGCCGCCGAGTTCGGGATCGCCAGCCGCGCGCTGCCCGCCGGCGACGTGCTGGCTACGGCGCTGGAGCTGGCCCGCGATGTCGCGGTCAACGCCAACCCGGCCTCGGTGGCCTACAGCAAGCGGCTGTTGTGGAGTGAGACCGACGCCGACACCGTTGCGGCCGAGGAGACTACGGTGCACCTGAAACTGATGGGCGGGCCGGACGCGGCCGAGGGGCCGGCCGCCTGGCGGGAGAAGCGGCCCCCGGTGTGGCGGTCCACGGCCAGCGAGACGGGAGACCCCGCATGA